Proteins from a genomic interval of Pararge aegeria chromosome 26, ilParAegt1.1, whole genome shotgun sequence:
- the LOC120635040 gene encoding LOW QUALITY PROTEIN: uncharacterized protein LOC120635040 (The sequence of the model RefSeq protein was modified relative to this genomic sequence to represent the inferred CDS: deleted 1 base in 1 codon; substituted 1 base at 1 genomic stop codon): MPTTRQELKNRKPSTEETPTTSEGTATEASGETATGSTATGTVTTDTTERTTTTGTSVPSAVRSDAPPAAPSSATVKGKAAATAGAAAVTATVAAAVARSTTPAIAPTPPAAARQLEPPAARGASATVQGRTQDADMSTVRMKSTVNAQGLKQLQRPNPPSQKGGGSTHRKAKAYKIAKAKEDMLRLQVELAAARLAALEADDTEDELEDDAASVEPEAEVTKRVDNWLENQPQRPVLAITDAPHYAIEEPVVCDAGQQDPPLRSPAGAQPGLTELAEAITRAVKAAQRPKFIELPTFGGSHQEWLPFRAAYYETEGMFTTVENTNRLRRNLKGRAKEAVEGLLITSAHPADVMKTLESRFGRPESIAMMEMETLRGLPRLTESPRDICIFSTKVSNVVATLKTLSCVNYMYNPEVSKTVVDKLTPTLRYRYYDFAAAQPKEDPDLLKMEKFLRREAELCGPYALPEHVTPHMPATQQRRPQKIHSVTENTYTPKCPICNEEHIATECEQFKISDANGRWDIAKSKRLCFRCLRYRNKTHNCRAKACGVNSCKYFHHKMLHYAKAPEQKEEKEATEVINSAWTIKKKQSYLKIIPVQVEGPKGAFNTFALLDDGSTVTLIDNSVAECVGATGPVDPLKIETINDLKTSESASRRVNIMLRGLNDHEERVQARTVKNLQVASQRVSRELVDGCKHLTDIRNYLVYADIKPRVLIGQDNWHLLLTTEVRRGGNNQPVASLTPLGWVLHGSQTRAVRRSIDFVSHVTEETEDNLDSLVKQYFEMDALCIQPKKPKTDPEERALRILEKTTTKTEEGRYETGLLWRKEDVTFPDNYNNSLKRLFNIEKKIDRDPKLKQKYIEQMEALISKGYAELAPKQKTAGKTWYLPHFAVVNPMKPAKLRVVHDAAAKTKGVALNDMLLKGPDLLQSLPVMRFRQHEIAVTADIKEMFMQVKLRAEDRDALRYLWRGERRDDHPPDEYRMTSLVFGASSSPSTAIYIKNLNAKQYEDVHPEAASAIIQKHYVDDYLDSFRSLEDAVRITRSVREVHSKASFELKQWKSNSPSLLQALGESEQSEDMELYKPEEKTERVLGVIWRLNTDELTFNLNLARVAPTLVNGKPPTKREALRVVMSLFDPLGFASPVTIKAKQLLQEVWRRGTSWDDELDKDLAEQWQDWMDHLKDLSNVTIPRRYLQYSDAISVQLHVFTDASEAAYSAVVFWRTVAPNGEVSLSLVIAKAKVAPLKLTSIPRLELQAAVMGTRLAETVIEEHERKPDYKVFWTDSKTALTWIRTGSRSYKPYVAHRLAAIEEASSVTEWRWVPTKLNVADDATRDVPTSFNKDHRWYKGPDFLYQTEEHWPVEVTTASKGEPSGEEKVNHVTDNRKRKLTDALPDVSRFSNWDRLRYTTARVLQFIQLCRAKKESVNYKRTRQIKERDPSWKSINKPATKQQQIAKKTASSRNFFPVTAEHLKRSEELLMRASQEDSFTEEIEDLKNSKALNKESRLNQLSVEYAGYAIRLRSRIRVTQDVTEDFKSPIVLDGDHQIVRLWIKAVHHQLHHAGVEATVNECRQQYWVLRVRPVTRMVIKRCLFCRMKTQKPPYPRTGDLPECRLAHHQRPFSFTGLDYFGPLSVTVGRTRQKRYVAIFTCLTVRAIHLEIASSLSADSAVMALRRMMARRGSPTEIWSDNGTNLKAADRELRQAMDSATAAEAAKKTTSWRYIPPGAPFMGGAWERMVRSVKSALTATLHERHPTEEVLSTLLTEVEYTVNSRPLTHVSVSPEDPEALTPNHFLLGGQGRVPLPGTFNDRDAASRSSWRAAQRLADVFWTRWVKEYLPELQHRREPHGRGPAIQIGDLVQIVDANLPRNVWIRGRVIATYPGPDNVVRVVDIQTKGRVLRRPVRKLVVLPLSTDNTPAPTNDATXPHGGRMCGTVS, from the exons ATGCCGACAACACGGCAGGAACTCAAGAACCGCAAGCCATCGACAGAAGAGACTCCGACCACGTCGGAGGGCACCGCTACTGAAGCCAGCGGGGAAACCGCTACCGGTTCGACAGCCACGGGGACTGTCACGACCGACACCACGGAGCGCACGACGACTACGGGTACCTCCGTACCCTCCGCCGTACGCTCCGACGCCCCCCCCGCCGCACCATCCTCTGCGACGGTAAAGGGAAAAGCGGCCGCCACTGCCGGCGCCGCTGCCGTTACCGCTACCGTCGCTGCCGCCGTCGCACGCTCGACTACGCCCGCCATCGCGCCGACGCCGCCAGCCGCCGCGAGACAGTTGGAACCCCCCGCCGCCAGAGGGGCTTCCGCTACAGTACAGGGACGTACTCAAGATGCAGACATGTCAACAGTAAGGATGAAGAGCACAGTCAACGCGCAGGGGTTGAAACAGCTACAGAGACCCAACCCCCCTAGCCAGAAAGGGGGTGGATCAACACACAGAAAGGCTAAGGCTTATAAAATAGCAAAGGCCAAAGAAGATATGTTACGACTGCAGGTCGAACTAGCCGCCGCCCGTCTCGCCGCCCTGGAAGCAGACGATACAGAAGATGAATTGGAAGATGATGCTGCTTCCGTCGAGCCCGAAGCCGAAGTTACGAAGCGAGTGGACAACTGGTTGGAGAATCAACCTCAACGCCCCGTGCTGGCGATCACCGACGCACCACACTACGCTATAGAAGAGCCGGTGGTCTGCGACGCGGGGCAACAGGACCCGCCACTTCGGTCACCGGCGGGAGCACAGCCCGGCTTAACAGAGTTAGCCGAAGCTATAACACGCGCCGTCAAAGCGGCCCAACGCCCCAAGTTCATCGAGTTACCTACCTTTGGAGGGTCACATCAAGAGTGGCTACCGTTCCGTGCCGCATACTACGAAACTGAAGGCATGTTCACTACAGTAGAAAATACAAACCGTCTAAGAAGAAACTTGAAGGGAAGAGCCAAAGAAGCCGTAGAGGGGCTTCTCATCACCAGCGCGCATCCAGCAGATGTCATGAAAACTTTGGAGTCAAGATTTGGAAGACCAGAGTCTATCGCCATGATGGAGATGGAGACGCTACGCGGACTGCCACGCCTCACGGAGTCACCGCGTGACATCTGCATATTTTCAACAAAGGTCTCCAACGTGGTAGCAACACTGAAGACTCTCAGCTGTGTGAACTATATGTACAACCCTGAAGTTTCGAAGACGGTCGTGGACAAGCTCACGCCTACACTGCGCTACAGATACTACGACTTCGCGGCAGCGCAGCCGAAGGAAGATCCAGACCTGCTGAAGATGGAGAAGTTCCTCAGGAGAGAAGCAGAACTATGTGGACCTTATGCGCTGCCTGAGCACGTGACGCCACATATGCCAGCCACTCAACAGAGAAGACCACAGAAGATACACAGCGTTACAGAGAATACGTACACACCCAAATGCCCCATATGCAACGAAGAGCATATTGCAACAGAGTGTGAACAATTCAAGATCTCAGATGCGAATGGAAGATGGGATATAGCCAAGTCCAAGCGCCTATGCTTCCGATGTCTTCGCTACAGAAACAAAACACACAACTGCCGGGCTAAGGCGTGCGGCGTCAACAGCTGCAAATATTTCCACCACAAGATGCTGCACTATGCCAAGGCACCGGAACAGAAAGAAGAAAAGGAAGCCACAGAAGTAATCAACTCTGCGTGGACCATTAAGAAGAAGCAATCGTATCTGAAGATCATTCCAGTACAGGTTGAGGGGCCCAAAGGAGCCTTCAACACTTTCGCTCTATTGGACGACGGGTCAACAGTAACATTGATCGACAACAGTGTAGCCGAATGCGTAGGTGCAACAGGACCCGTCGACCCTTTGAAAATAGAAACCATCAACGACCTGAAGACATCGGAGTCAGCTTCGAGAAGAGTGAACATCATGTTAAGAGGTCTCAACGATCATGAAGAGCGTGTACAAGCACGAACAGTGAAGAACCTGCAAGTAGCGTCTCAACGGGTTTCAAGAGAGTTGGTAGATGGCTGCAAACACCTGACAGACATCCGCAACTACCTCGTGTATGCAGATATAAAACCACGAGTGCTGATCGGTCAAGACAATTGGCATCTTCTGTTGACAACAGAAGTGAGAAGAGGAGGCAACAACCAACCAGTGGCCTCTCTCACACCGCTGGGGTGGGTGCTACACGGCAGCCAGACACGCGCCGTCAGACGCAGCATCGACTTCGTATCACACGTCACGGAAGAAACAGAAGACAACCTGGACAGCCTCGTCAAACAATACTTTGAGATGGACGCACTCTGCATACAACCCAAGAAGCCGAAGACAGATCCAGAGGAACGAGCACTTCGAATCCTGGAGAAGACCACCACAAAAACAGAAGAAGGAAGATATGAAACAGGACTTCTCTGGCGCAAAGAAGACGTCACGTTCCCAGACAACTACAACAACTCACTGAAGCGACTTTTCAACATTGAAAAGAAGATCGATCGAGACCCTAAACTGAAACAGAAGTATATAGAACAGATGGAAGCTCTCATCTCAAAAGGATATGCCGAACTCGCTCCGAAACAGAAAACTGCGGGCAAGACGTGGTACTTACCACACTTTGCAGTTGTTAACCCTATGAAGCCCGCGAAGCTCCGAGTCGTACATGATGCAGCAGCGAAGACGAAGGGAGTAGCTCTCAACGATATGCTACTCAAAGGACCTGATCTTCTACAGTCACTACCGGTCATGCGGTTCCGGCAACACGAGATAGCAGTCACCGCGGACATCAAAGAGATGTTTATGCAAGTCAAGCTGCGAGCCGAAGACAGGGATGCACTCCGCTACTTATGGCGCGGAGAGCGACGAGACGACCACCCACCCGATGAGTACAGGATGACTTCATTGGTCTTTGGCGCATCAAGTTCTCCATCAACAGCAATTTACATCAAGAACTTGAATGCCAAACAGTATGAAGATGTACACCCTGAAGCTGCATCTGCCATCATACAGAAACACTACGTCGACGACTACTTGGATAGCTTTAGAAGTCTCGAAGACGCAGTGCGCATCACGAGGTCAGTACGTGAAGTGCACTCAAAGGCCAGCTTCGAACTGAAACAGTGGAAGTCGAACTCACCAAGTCTATTACAAGCACTAGGCGAAAGTGAGCAATCGGAAGACATGGAACTCTACAAACCAGAAGAGAAAACAGAACGAGTACTGGGCGTCATCTGGAGGCTCAACACAGACGAGCTCACCTTCAACCTCAACCTAGCTCGTGTCGCTCCAACGCTCGTCAACGGGAAGCCGCCCACTAAGAGAGAAGCGCTGCGAGTGGTCATGTCTCTATTCGACCCGCTTGGTTTCGCATCGCCGGTTACTATAAAGGCAAAACAGCTGCTACAAGAAGTATGGCGAAGAGGAACGTCATGGGACGACGAGCTGGATAAGGACCTGGCTGAACAGTGGCAAGACTGGATGGATCACCTAAAGGATCTCAGCAACGTTACAATCCCGAGAAGATATCTCCAATACAGCGACGCTATTTCAGTACAGCTACACGTGTTCACCGACGCTAGTGAAGCAGCATACTCAGCAGTTGTCTTCTGGAGAACAGTGGCGCCAAATGGCGAAGTCAGCCTGTCACTCGTGATAGCCAAAGCTAAGGTTGCACCGTTGAAGTTAACATCCATCCCGAGGCTGGAGCTGCAAGCGGCGGTCATGGGAACGAGACTCGCAGAAACGGTCATTGAGGAGCACGAAAGGAAACCA GACTACAAAGTGTTCTGGACAGACAGCAAGACCGCCCTAACCTGGATAAGGACCGGGTCACGCTCATACAAACCTTATGTAGCCCATCGCCTGGCTGCAATTGAAGAAGCTTCCTCAGTCACCGAATGGCGTTGGGTTCCGACGAAACTGAATGTGGCAGATGACGCCACACGGGACGTCCCAACGTCCTTTAATAAAGATCATCGATGGTACAAGGGACCTGATTTTCTTTACCAAACAGAAGAACATTGGCCCGTCGAAGTAACCACGGCAAGTAAAGGAGAACCTTCAGGCGAAGAGAAAGTTAACCACGTCACCGATAACAGGAAACGGAAGCTCACAGACGCCTTACCTGATGTATCTCGCTTTTCGAACTGGGACAGACTCCGTTACACCACAGCTCGCGTTCTACAGTTCATCCAACTCTGCAGAGCCAAAAAGGAAAGTGTCAATTACAAAAGAACGCGGCAGATCAAAGAAAGGGATCCGAGCTGGAAGAGCATCAACAAGCCCGCTACGAAACAACAGCAAATAGCTAAGAAAACAGCGTCCAGTAGAAACTTTTTCCCAGTCACCGCCGAACATCTCAAAAGATCAGAGGAGCTTCTGATGCGCGCATCTCAAGAAGACTCCTTCACAGAAGAGATAGAAGACTTGAAAAACAGCAAGGCACTCAACAAGGAGAGTCGCCTGAACCAATTGAGCGTCGAATACGCCGGTTATGCAATCAGATTAAGAAGCCGCATTCGAGTAACGCAAGACGTAACGGAGGACTTCAAGAGCCCTATAGTCTTAGACGGTGATCATCAAATAGTCAGGCTCTGGATAAAAGCCGTACATCATCAGCTACATCACGCCGGAGTCGAAGCTACAGTCAACGAATGCAGGCAACAGTATTGGGTGCTACGTGTGCGCCCAGTAACGCGGATGGTAATAAAAAGATGCCTGTTCTGCCGAATGAAGACACAGAAGCCGCCATACCCCAGAACTGGAGACCTGCCGGAATGTCGCCTAGCGCACCATCAGCGACCCTTCAGCTTCACTGGCCTAGACTACTTCGGGCCTCTATCAGTGACCGTCGGCCGAACCCGACAAAAAAGATATGTGGCCATCTTTACGTGTCTCACCGTGAGGGCTATACACCTGGAGATTGCCAGTTCACTCAGCGCTGATTCAGCAGTAATGGCGCTAAGAAGAATGATGGCACGCAGGGGCTCTCCAACAGAAATCTGGTCAGACAATGGAACGAACCTGAAGGCGGCAGACAGAGAACTTCGACAGGCAATGGACAGCGCCACAGCAGCAGAAGCAGCGAAGAAAACGACCTCCTGGCGGTACATACCACCCGGAGCTCCATTTATGGGCGGAGCGTGGGAACGCATGGTCCGCTCTGTGAAGTCAGCGCTCACTGCTACACTGCATGAACGACATCCAACAGAAGAAGTCCTCTCGACCCTACTGACTGAGGTGGAATACACGGTGAACAGCAGACCACTGACTCACGTCTCCGTCAGCCCAGAGGATCCTGAGGCACTAACGCCCAATCACTTCCTATTGGGTGGCCAGGGACGCGTGCCGCTACCAGGAACATTCAACGATCGGGATGCTGCCTCCAGATCGAGTTGGCGAGCCGCACAGAGATTGGCCGACGTGTTCTGGACACGCTGGGTGAAGGAGTACCTACCGGAACTCCAACACCGGCGGGAGCCGCATGGAAGAGGACCAGCGATCCAGATCGGCGATCTCGTGCAGATAGTCGACGCCAACTTGCCGCGCAACGTGTGGATACGAGGAAGAGTCATCGCCACGTACCCGGGCCCAGACAACGTGGTGCGCGTCGTGGATATCCAGACCAAAGGAAGAGTACTGCGACGGCCGGTGAGGAAGCTAGTAGTCCTGCCTCTGTCTACCGACAACACGCCCGCACCGACAAATGATGCGACATAGCCGCACGGCGGGAGGATGTGCGGGACGGTCAGCTGA